The genomic segment CAGTCGGATTTCTATGAAGAGGCGTTTTGGAAATTGGCTTTCCTCGGGAACTTGGTAGGTCTGACGTTGGTTTTTTTTCTTTACGAGTTCAAGCTGATCCAAGAGTGGATTTGGGGGATGGAGCCTTCGTTTCTATGGTATTTTAGCATTTTGGTGGCATTTTCCTTCTTGGGGATAGCTCTTGGTTATATTCCGTTTTTTCGTCGATTTTTTGTCGGAAAAGAACGGCTTGATGAGGTGGTTCAAACCAAAGCCAAAGAGGCGTTTTTAGAACGAGAGGTTTTCAACACTCGCCATCGAACGGGCATTTTGATTTACGTAAGTATTCTCGAACACCGAGTGGTGGTCTTAGGGGACTCTGGCATCAATCAGAGGGTAAAGCCTGAGGACTGGAAAAGGGTAGTTCAGCTCATCATTGATGGGATCAAAAAGAATGACTTAGCCTCAGGTATCGAAAAAGCCATCGAAGAATGCGGAAACCTACTAAAAAACTCAGGCTTAGCCATCCTACCTGATGATAAAAACGAACTACCCAACGAAATCACAGAGAAATCTTAGACTGGAGGTTCGGGATCCCCCAGCTTAATCGAGAGTCTCTCGAGAAAATACAAAAACCCTGCTCCTAAAATGGCAACCACAACTCCCAACGCAATTTCTTGGGTTGTGGGTTTATCTAAATACCGAAAGGGAAAGATTTTGGTCAAGCTTCCAATGAGAAATCCTGTGAGGGCTGCCATCGTCAAAGAATGATATTTTTCTAATAAAAACTTCAACAAACGAACAAACGACAAAATCCCAACACTCATACCTAAAAGAAACACGAAAATCACGTCAAACTGCCATTGATGCAAAGCCTTCAAAATATTTTGGTATTCGCCAAAGAGAACCAGCATATAAGCTCCAGAAATCCCCGGTAAAATCATCGCACAAATGGCTACCGAAGCCACAAAAAAAATCCATAAGTATCTATTTGGATAGGTTTCGAAAAAAGAAAACCAGTGATCCTTCGCAAGACTGCCTTTTATCAGGTAATGGGTCTTTTCGTCCTTGATACGAAAAAACGCTCGATGTTTTTCCCATACATATTCGGGCTGTAGTTCTTTCAGAGGAATTTCTCCCAAGATCTCGTTTTGATGATAGATTTTCAGAAGAGAGTTTTCTTTTTCTTCTGGAGTTAGCTTGAGGGTAAATTTTCCAGAGTCATCCAACTTGATGGGAGTGGAGGTTTGAGGATTTTCCAACTGGATGTAAAAGTTTTTATAGGGCTCTGTTCCCATGATTAAGAAAGTGATGATTGCAAAAACCCCCATCAAGAGGTATTCTCTCCAGCCATGATCCATTTTCTTGTAGGGAATGGTGGTGGAAAAAAGTATCAAACCAAAAAACAAGGAATACATGTAAAAAGTGTAGTATTCCATCAAAAACGGAATGATTTTGGACATAAGCAGTATGCCCGAGGCTATCCCTAATCCTAAAACCATCAAAAACAAAAAAGGGATATCGGACTTGACTTCTTTTTGATTTTTAAAGTAGCGTTGGTAGAATTTTTTTATTTCCTCAATGCGAATTGTGGAGATAGCAAAGATCAAGTGCTCGTAGATGCCAGAGATCAAAGCGATTGTTCCTCCTGAAACTCCAGGGATCACATCTGCGGTCCCCATTGAAAAACCTTTTAGATAAAGAATCAATTTTGACTTCCACGTTCGGTATTCTATATCAATAGGATTTGACATACAAAACCACTTTTTTTTTGAGTAGTGGGAATGAAAGTTTCTTTTCGTTTTTATCTTTTGACGTTGGTGGGATCACTCATCCTGAGTTGTTTGAGTTGTTATAAAATAAAAGAACCCCCACCTTTGATTCCTCAAGTTGAACAAGTCGAAACAGGAGAAAAAAAGTCTCATTGCCCTACAAACGAGGAAGAGTTTCTATCAATCTTTTCTCGTGTAGAAGCCGAGAATATCGTTCATAAAGCACAGCTCACTGCTCCCCATTATCCTGCCTCGAATGAAAGAAGGATTGATCTTTTTTATCCCTATGTGAAAAATCTTGGAGGTGGTTATATTGGCGTGGGAACAGATCAAAATTTTACGTTTATTGCTTGGGCAAGGTCGGATTATGCTTATTTGGTGGATTTTGATTGGATGGCGGTCTATGTAAATCGACTTCATATTTTGTTTTTTCAGGAAAGTCCTTCGTTTCTGGAATTTCGAAAATTTTGGACCCGAGCTCACAAGAATCAAACCTTAAACTTAATCAAAAACAAAATCCCAGATCCAAAAGAACAGGAAACCTACGTAAAGGCTTATCACTATGCTCAGCCTCACGTGAACGAAAGACTCTCGGATTTGTTTTTTATGACCAAGAACTTTGGTTTTTCTTCTTTCCATAACCAACAAAGTGATTTTGACTACATCAAATCCCTGATTGAAAAAAAACGAATCCATCCCATGCTTGGAGACATCAACGGCACAAAAACCCTAAAAAGCATAGGAGAAGCTTCAAAATCCCTATGCATACCCATACGCATTTTGTATTTATCGAATGCAGAAGAATATTATCGTTATCCTCAAACCTTTCGAGAAAATGTAAAAAGTCTTTTCTTCGATGAGCAAAGCATAATTCTAAGAACAGTCACAACAGGTGCTAAAACCCTCAGTTTCCCCGATGGAGAAAAATATTCAGAAATCCCATTTCACTACAACATCCAGAAAATCCAAAATTTGGTGGAGTGGTTTCAACAAGAAAAGCTATGGATTTTTACCATGCTAAAATACAGAAAAAACCTACAAAAAGGATTTTCTATTTTAGAAACCTATCCTTATACCTCACATTCAAGATGAAAAAAAAGAGCTTTATTTTTATTAACGTTTTACTCAGCATTTCTCTTCTTGCGCAGGAAAGGGTTTCTTTTGCTGTGGTCGGGGATATCATGAATCACCAACTTCAGATTGACACTTCTTACCGAGCCCAGTGTGATTGCTGGGACTACAAACCTTCTTTCGAAAAAATCAAGCCTTATCTTGAGTCGGCTGACATTACGATTGGGAATTTAGAAACCACTTTGCCCGGAAAGCGAGAGTTATTTTCTGGTTATCCTGAGTTTGGAGCTCCCGATGAGCTTTTGGATGCTCTGCGGTGGTCCGGCTTTGACATTTTGACGTTAGCGAACAACCACACGATCGATAAAAAGGCGTTGGGGGTGGTTCGAACGAAAAAACGTGTTCTCGAAGAAGGTTTAATCCCTTTGGGAACTTATTTTGATTTTGAGGATTTCGAAAAGAACTCCGTTTTCTTGTATGAGAAGAACCAAATCCGTTTTGCGTTTTTGAATTTCACTTATGGCACAAACGGAAAAGTAGTTCCGTATCCTCACCTTGTGGACGAAATCGAGTTCGAAGCTCTACGAAAACGGATTGCTCAAGCCAAGAAGCATCGACCGGATGTGGTGATTCTTCTGCTTCACTATGGCACAGAATACCAAACCGAACCTGATGTTTATCAAAGAGCGGTTGTTCGTTTAGCACTTTTGGAGGGTGTGGACATTATTTTGGGAGGGCATCCTCATGTCCTTCAACCCTTCGAGATTCTTCGCATGAGGGACAAATACGGTGTGGAAAAAGAACGCTTGATTGTTTGGTCCTTGGGGAATTTCATTTCCAATCAAAAACGTATTAACACCGATGGCGGCATGGTTTTTGAATTTCAGGTCGTAAAAAAGAACCAAGAAATCTTCATCCAAAATGTAGATTATCTTCCTGTTTATGTGGATTTCTATCAATGGCATGTGGTTCTTCCTATCACAGAACACATTTTTCTTTCGAAGGAGTTGAACCCCCATAGACGTCCCATCTACCCAATGGACTGGAAGAATGAAAAGTATTATATCTACTTTAAAAATCCCCACGTTCACAACAAAGACAAGATGGTATTATTTTTCAAAAATGCAGTGAAAATCCTCAAAACCCTACCCAAACGTTTGGAAATCAGAACTTCCTAATGATGAATCCTTTTGCTTTTTACTTTGATGGAGATTCTTTCTTCGAACAACTCAAAAAGGACCTACAAAAAGCAAAGTCATATATTTATATTGAATTTTATATCTTTCAATTCGAAACGATTGGGAAAGAAATCTTACACATACTTAAACAAAAAAGGCTCAAAAATAACGTTAAAATCAAAATCCTAGTCGATGGTATCGGAAGCCGAGAATATACAGAAAAAATTCAAAAAGAAATCCAAGGTACTCAGATTGAATTTGCCATTTATAAACCTTTGATTTTTAAATTTTTGATTCGAAAAGGCTATCATCGAAGGAATCACCGCAAACTGATTTTGATTGATGATAAAATTCTCTACACTGGTGGGATGAATATTAAAGATACATTTTCTCAAAAACTCATGGGAGAAAATCACTGGCGAGATACCATGATACGAATTGGGAATTCCAAAACCAACCCAGAAATCCGAAACATTTTTTATCAAGCTAAATTGGATTTTTTGAGCATATGGCAGATTTCGAAGAAAGGGTTTTACTTCTTGCGACGATGGATGCACACTCTAACGTATTTACAAAAAAACCAAAACTACATTATTTTTTCCTCCGTGAATCGAAAGCGACAAATCCAATTTCGTAAATTCTTTTTTCAATTCATCCAAAATACAAAAAAGTTTTTATACATCGCCACTCCTTATTTTATCCCGCCTTTACGCTTGATTCGAATATTGAAGTCCAAAGCCGAAAGTGGTGTGGACGTGCAAATCATGACTGCAGGAAACACAGACGTCTGGTTAGCACGCCAAGCCGGTAGAGCGATTTACTCAACACTTCTGAAATCAGGAGTCAAGATTTTGGAATTCCGAAGCCGCATCTTTCACTCAAAACACACAATTAACGAAAACGGAGTCATCGTTGGTTCTTCGAATATTGATTATCGTAGTTTTTTACATAACTTAGAAATTGATATGTTTTTGGCAGATAAAACGGTCATCGAGATCTTTTTAGACCAGTGGAAAAAGGACGAAGAAGAATGCGAAAAAATCATCTATCCTGAATGGAAAAGGCGTCCCCTCTTGGAAAAAATCACTGAGTCCTTTGCTTACGGATTCCGCTATTACCTTTAAGGCTTATAGATTTGCTTTACAGGAAAGTGGAAATCAGTTTTTTTTGACACACACAAAAGCCCCCGTAGCTCAGGTGGATAGAGCGTTGGTTTCCTAAACCATGTGCACAGGTTCGAGTCCTGTCGGGGGCAATTCCCGCCGAGCGCTCGGTTCATAATTATGAGCCAATTCCTAACGGAGCTTGGGTTCATTTCGTTGGGTTTGGAGCATGTCTTCAGGTGGTTTGAGGTTCGAAAAAATTTTGGTAGGTAGTTGAAATTTTTTCGAAGGATTTTTCAAAATCCCACATATTCTCTTATGTATGAGAAATCAAATCCAGTTTTTGGCTCAAGAAAAGCACATCGTATGCATAAACCTAAATCCAAACCACTTTCGTTATCTTTTATATTTATCTCAGAAAAAATTTTTTGGAGACATCCCAAAGACAATAGAATATCTGATCAAAACCCATCGAAATCGAATTTATCAATTATCAATATCCCACAAAAAAAGAACCCTCACAGCCAGATACCAACCGAAAACCAATGAATACCAAAGGTTCTGGATTTCAATCTCTCCTGTAATGTGGGGTAGGCTTTTCCAACTGCGTATGTATATGGGCTATTCCATAAGCTATCTTTTGAGGATGCTACTGGAACTCGAGATGATGCGCAATTCCATAGGACAAAAGAACTCCCAAAGAAGAAATAACTCACCAACTCTAGAGTTCACTTACCATAATTATGACGATAGGGTTGTGGTGGATGTGCTTACTGGGTTCGTGGTCTTTGATTTTTATGATGGGATTTTTCTACAGAGGGCTTCTTGACTTATAGAGGCATGAGAGCCATTTTCACTTTTTTTATTTCTTAATGGCTCTCATTCCGTTGGGAAGGATTTATTTTTGTTTTATTCCTTCCCCACGAATACGAATAGTTACTTCATCACCAACAACTAAACCACCTCCTTCTAAGAGCTTGTTCCAAGTGATGTTATAGTCTCTTCGATTGATTTTGGTCGTAGCTTCAAAACCTATCCTTTCATTCCCCCATGGATCTTTCACAGAACCCACATAACGAACTTTTAAATCCACATTTCTCGTTATACCTTTGATGGTTAATTTACCTTTGAGGATTTTTTCTTCTCCGGGTTTGATGACTAACTTTTCGTTAGAGACAAACTCCATAGTGGGGAATTTTTTTACATCAAAGAAGTCTTCACTTCGCAAGTGATCATCTCGCTTTTGGTTTTCAGTGTCAATTGAAGCCACTTGAATTTTCGCTTCTACTTTATTGAGAGTATTGGTTTTTTCATCATACTCAAAATTTGCTACATAATCTTTAAACTGTCCCTCGACGGTGGAAATCATCATGTGGGTGATTTCAAACCCCACTTTTGTGTGAGCCTGATCAATAACGTAATTTCCTGCCCAAAGAGAAATGCTAAACAACACTGAAAAAACAAAGGTGATTCTTTTCATTCTCTCCTCCAAAAATTGATTTTAACGAAAAGATAAAATAACTCATGTTTTTGGCAAGTGAATTTAGGTTTTTTTTCTTTTGGTCGGATCTCCTGCATCAATTTCTAATGGTCCTTCGGTTTTTCCTTGAATAAATTGCTGTATTAGGAGGTTATCAGTTTTTTGGATTTCTTCAGGTGTTCCAATCATTTCTACTCTTCCTTTATATAAAAACGTAATTCGATCCGCTACATAATATGCAGAGTTCATGTCATGAGTAACCACTACTTGTGTCACATGGAGTTCCCTTTGAAGTTTTCGTATGAGCTCATTAATCACTTGACTCATCACGGGATCCAAGCCTGATGTGGGTTCATCATAAAGTAAAATCTCTGGATTTGTTGTCAGAGCTCGGGCAATCCCTACTCGTTTCTTCATCCCTCCTGAGATACTATCAGGCAGCAAATCTTTTGCGGGAAGCAACCCCAACCAATCCAGTTTTTCAAGCACAATCTTCTCAATTTCTTTTTCTTTGTAAAGTCGGTGTTCCCGTAATGGTAATGCTACGTTATCAAAGACGGTAAGCCAGTTTATCAGAGCTCCACTTTGAAACAACACTCCAATTCGGCTGCGGATTTCACTCAGGGTTTTTTCATCACAATTGACAATTGACTTCCCAAAAACCTTCACATCTCCTTTATCGGGTTTCGTAAGACCAACAATATGACGCATTGTCACTGATTTTCCCGTTCCAGAACCACCTAATATCACCATTGTTTCTCCACGTCGGATTTGTAAGTTCACACCTTGTAGCACCGGACGTCCATCGAAGGATTTGTGGAGATCAATCAGCTCAATCACATATTCGTTCATAATTATGGTCCGAAAAAGTTCAAAGGTCCTGTTACGGTATTTGAGAAGATTTTATTCTCTCGGAGGGATTCGTAGCCTTCACGATAGGTTTGCAAAAACTTGATGGCTTCAATCAAAACCATGTCGGCTTCAGAAACCAAAGAGTCATCGTTGATCAACAAAGCAATGGTTCCTTGACCTTCATTGATTTTGTGGGTGATTTCTTGGAGGTTCGAAAAAATCCTTCGAAGGGATTCTCGATTTTCGTAAATCACCTCAGCAATGATGGTAACAGGATCATCATAATTGATGGTTCGAAGAAGAGTTTTACTATTGATTTGAAGACCTTGATAATTCTGAACAAGTAAATCAAAAAATTCCTTTGGGAATAAGTATCTGGGTTCAATTTTTTTTACTTGTAATGTCTGGTTTTGTTTTTTGATGATTTTGCTTCCTGGATTGATTTCAATCACTTTTTCCCCAATCACACTATCATAGCGACTATATATGGCGTAGTTTTCGTAGAACTCAAGGCTTTTTCGTAGGTTTAAGACTGCAATGGTGATTTGTCCTTTCATTTGTTTTTGGCAAAGATCTTCGCATTCCGAAACAAAAAGAATGTTTTGATTTTCATCAATTGGAAAGTAATCCAAATACCGAACCAGACCTTGATCTATTCCTAATACGTGAACTCTTGTTCCCACTTGTATGCCATGAGCATTTTCAATCACGACAGGAAGGTAATAATTCAAATTCATGTCTTTTTTGGGTGGGAGTATTACCGTAAAATACCCAATCCCCATCACTGATAGCCAAAACCCAATACCCAGAATCACTACGAATAAAAAAACTTTTGACTTCATCTTTCTTCTATCTATAAAAAATCGCACTGATAAAATAGCCAAACATAATCACAAAAAGATAGGATAAGACGACCGATAATCGCACAGCTCTACCCACACCGATTGCTCCACCTTGGGCTTTCAAACCCTGATGGCACGAAATAGAAGAAATGATAAGACCGAACACAAATGCCTTGAAGTTTCCTACCCATATATCTTTGAGTCCTGTTTTGCTTTTGAGGACACTCAAAGCTAAATCATAAAAGGTTTCGTATTCAACTCCTAATTGGGTTTTTGCCACTAAACTTCCTCCAAGTATCCCCAAAAGGGAAGCATAGTTCGAAAGCACAGGAATCATAATCGTAAAACCCACCATTCGTGGCAAAACCAGAAACTTCACTGGATCAATGGACATCACCTCTAAAGCATCGATTTCTTCGGAAACCTTCATTGTTCCAATTTCTGCTGCCATTGCTGAACCAACAGAAGCCGAAAGAATCAATGCTGTCATAAAGGGTGCCATCTCCCTCGTCAAAGTCACTACTAATAATTGACCAACTAATTCTTCTTGTCCAAAATCCTTCAATGCCAAGCCACTTTGCAAACTCAAAAGCATACCCGTAAATACCGCAACCACACTCACCACAAAAAGGGATTTGAATCCATAGATATACATCTGATGCAACGTGACATTGATTTTGAAAACCAGATGCGGCAAGCTCAACACAACTCGAAAGATTAAGTAAAGGGTTTCCCCAGCACCAATGAAAGGATCAATCAAATAAATCTTAATTACTTTTTTGATTAGTCGAATCACAGACTGAAAAAGAGCAAAGATTTTACTTCCTGTCATCATTCTGAGTCAGAAATCACAAAAGGATAGATTTTTTCAATCACGACTTGAAATGTAGCTCTTCGAGTTTGAACCTTGCAATGACGTACTTGCTGTTGATTCTGCTTTTCCATAAGCTCAAAATAAAAAAGACAAACTTCACCTGTATCGAACACAATTTTTCCCAATACGGTTCTTGGCTCAGAAAAGGGATTACTTGCAAGTATCTGAAAGGTCCGATAAAAGGGAACTTCCTCTTTGATTTCTTTTACTTCAATCCGAATCTTTTCTTCTGAAAACAAGGGAAGCAGGATCAAAGCAAAAAATCCCAAGGAAAACAAGTGAAAAAAAAACTTTTTCATTTTATCTCATAAAATCAAATGGCATGACTTTATCAACTATTAAACCAGAGAGCCATGATAAAAATAATAAAGATAAAAGCTCTTTTGCTGATTTGCTTGATTTATTTTTTTTCGAAATATGCTCTATTATCAAAAGAGCTACTTCTTCCAGTAGTTAAGAATCAGAATTGTGAGTTTTATTTGCCCTCAGGAGAACGACTTTTTCGGGTCCCATGCGAAGATGTAGGAAAGCAAAGCTACCATCCTATTCCAGTAAAACACCAAGGAAAATGGGGTTATGTGGATTCAAAGGGTGATTGGTGGATTGCCCCAGAGTTTGATTTTGCTGATAACTTTTATGGAAATTATGCTCGCGTAAGAAAAGAAAACCACTTTGGCATGATTGACCTCAACAAGAAACAAGTTATCCCCACTAAATATCGTTATTTAGGGAATTTTGATCCCGATACAGAACTTTTGCCATTTCAATGCGAAAGCTCACAACAACCCGAATTCGGTTATATGAACATAAAAGAACAAGTTTTGATTTCTTGTCAATTCCAACAGGCATCGGAATTTCGAAACCAAATAGCAAAAATCAGAAAGTGGGATTTATACGGGTTTTTGTATTATGATAAACAAAGGCAAACTCACAGAATTCAATACGACTTTAAGTTTCGATTAGCAGGGGAATTAGGAAACCAGCTTGTATATGTTTTGCATAAACATAGTTTTTTTTACTTCAAACCCATGACTCATGAATTCATCAAAATTGATGATACTTACATTCCTGGCAATTTTTCAATCACCGACCCTCTGGCAAAATTTCAGGACACCCAAACAGGCTGGTATGGTTATTGGAACACAAAACTGGAAATCCAAATCCCTGCCATTTTTTTAGAAGCGGATGACTTTTGGTTTGGCTTCGCAAAAGTAAAAGGATCAAAAAATTATAGAAATTTTATAAACTTTATTGATAAAAATTCTCTATATTCTGATTATCAAAAACAACAATACGAAGAATTCTATATCAACACAAAAGGAGAAAGAATTACTTTTTGAATTTCTTACAAGGATCTCGGATCTTCAGTGCCATCTTCAAAATTTGGTTTTTCTCATTCATGAGAAAATACCCGACAAAAAAATAACCCCGAAACAAATAAGAAAACCAAAAAGGATCATCTTCCCACATTTGAGAAAAAGGAAGTTTTTCAAAAAGTTCCGATATTGTAGATTCTTGAATCACCTCAGGAAGCGTAAACCATTGAGGGATCATTTCGTCGGTTTCCTTTGGTTCTGAGGAAAATTTTTCCGAAAGAAAAACATATCCTTTGACGTTTGGTTTTTGTGGATCCAAGAACAAAAAATGGAGCTTCCCAGAAAATACTAAATCTTCCACCTCGAGTCCGGTTTCTTCCCAGACTTCTCTTTTGGCTGCATCTATCACTTTTTCTTTAGGATTTACTTTCCCCCCAAAACCATTGTAGTAATACTCCCCCAATCCCTTTTTTTTCCATCCCAAAAGAAGAGCTTGATTTTTCTTGAGAAGTGTAAGGGAATATTTTCGAAACTTCTGCCGAAAGAACAAATCCAAAATTGAGCTTTTTGTTTCTTCCATGCGTTCTTTAAGCAAATCCACTTTTTTAAAAGTGAATTTTTCTTTGATTCCCAAGAAAAATGATTTTATGTCTTCTTCTTGATGATAAATCACATTGAATTTTAATTTCTTGAATTCAAAAACTTTAAATAAAATGCGTAGGTTTTCTTGAAATTCTTTGGGGTTTTTATGATAAAATTCAATCCACAAATTAGGTCGAAAAAGAAAGAATTTAGAATTATACTTGATAAAATACAAATCTTTGAAATCTGTATTAAAAAACAAAGGTTCCATTAAATATTAACTTTTTTTGAACTGAAGATAAAGAAAATCCTATTTTGGGGGTGTTATGAAGCCAGTTACTATCTCTGATTTGATGACAAAAAAATTCATAACTGTTTCTCCGGAAGATTACGTGATTGATGTGATAGAGCTCTTTGAAAAACACAAAGTTCATCATCTGCCCGTAAAAGACAAAAAAACCAAAGAAATCATCGGAATGCTTTCTGAAAAAGATATCAAAGACTTCATCAACTTGATGAAGTTACTCCAACAAGAAAAATACAAACTGAAAGTAAAAGACATCATGACGACCCCCATTTTTGCCTATTATGAGGACGTGGGAATAGATCAAGCTGCCCAAGCCATGCTCGATAACAAAATCCACGCCATTATGGTGGTTTCACGTGATACAGAAGAATACATCGGAATCATCACCGTCACTGATTTACTCAAATACCTTGCCCAACACAAACAATACCACAACCCATAAGAACTCTTATTTGAGAGAAAGAATTTCAAACTGGAATGAATTGATATGTTTTTCCTTCCTCATCCAATTTACTTTCATCAAAGGTCTTTATCAAAGCTCCAAAATCATGATATACTTTACTTTGAGATTTGTCTGTAGTTTAATTTCAAGTTTTTCTATAACCATGAATTTTTAATTTTAAAAGAATTTCTTTTGTCAGGGTTTTATTTCCAAATCAAAGAATTCATAATCTATCATCATGTCTTAATAAAACTTTAAATCGGACAGATCAGTCCATCTTTACTCTTGACTCAGTGGTACCTTTTAAAATTCTAACTTTTATCAATAAATGGAACTTTCGGAAAAAATCAGGCTATATATCAAACTAATTCGAGTTTATCAGTGGACCAAAAATGGATTTGTGTTTTTGCCATTTGTTTTTGCTCAAGAGGCAATTGATTTAGCCTTATCTCCTTTTTCTGAATCATCAAAGTTATTGTTTTTTAAACTTTTGATTTCTTTTTTTGCTTTTTCATTTTTAGCCAGTAGTGTGTATGTTTTGAATGATTGGAAAGATAGAAATCTGGATCGTTTGGATCCCAAAAAACGTTATCGCCCCATTGCAAGCGGAAAGGTAACCAAAAACGAAGCTATTGTGATTTTTTTTGTTTTATTTTTTCTTTCCTTCACTCTCGCCGGTTTATTACGAAGCCAGTTCGCAATCTATCTACTTTTGTTTTACTTCTTGATGAATATTGCTTACTCTTACGGTGCAAAAAAGGTTCTTCTTTTAGACGTATTTTTGATTGCTGTGGGATTTGTTATTCGAGTTTTGTTTGGGGCTTTTGCGATCAATATTCCGGCAAGCCCATGGTTGATAAGCACAACTTTTTTTATTGCTTTGTTTCTGGGATTTTACAAACGATATTTTGAAGTTTTATCAGTTCCTGCAGAGAAAATGATTGGTGGGATGTATCACCGAGAATCTTTGCGAAGCTTTATTGATATTTCAGCGGGTTTAGCTATCATGACGTATTCCCTCTATACCATTACAGGAACCCACGCAGAGTCCAACTTATATTGGACCATTCCTTTCGTTGTGATAGGCATTTTTCGTTATTACACTTTGATTGAAAACCCCGAAAACAAAGAAGGCAACCCAGCGGACGTTCTCCTCACGGATCCCTTTTTGATTTTTGTGATCATCCTTTGGCTTGTTTCATGTTATGGCTTGATTTTATATCATTATTTAACCAAGTAATTCATCATTTCAATAAAAAATTGAAATCAAACAATATATTGACTTTTTAAACATAAGATTTCATTTTTTTGTAATAAAATTGTAATATTTTAACTATATCTTTTTTTTTAAATAATCCTCATTCTATTCCCATCAGGAGTAATTAAATGTTTAAGAAATTAAATCCCAACTATACATATCTAACGTTGATTTTAGCTTTTGGGTTGTTTTTAGGTTATAGCTTTCATCCCTTGATACATGCTCAACCTGCGCCTACACAACAAAACCAACAAACACAAGAAAACCAACAACCAGCCCAACAAGAAAAACAAGAAGCTCAAGAAAAAACACAAAATCAAGGAACCCAGCAACCAGCTCAAAGCGCCGTTACAACCATTTGGTCACTTTTCCAAGCAGGTGGACCTTTCATGTGGCCATTACTTTTAGCATCGATCATTGGATTGGCAATCTCTCTCGAAAGAATTTTTTACTTTGCTTTCCACAAGTTCACGAAAAAAACCTATGAACAA from the Leptospiraceae bacterium genome contains:
- a CDS encoding DUF368 domain-containing protein, whose product is MSNPIDIEYRTWKSKLILYLKGFSMGTADVIPGVSGGTIALISGIYEHLIFAISTIRIEEIKKFYQRYFKNQKEVKSDIPFLFLMVLGLGIASGILLMSKIIPFLMEYYTFYMYSLFFGLILFSTTIPYKKMDHGWREYLLMGVFAIITFLIMGTEPYKNFYIQLENPQTSTPIKLDDSGKFTLKLTPEEKENSLLKIYHQNEILGEIPLKELQPEYVWEKHRAFFRIKDEKTHYLIKGSLAKDHWFSFFETYPNRYLWIFFVASVAICAMILPGISGAYMLVLFGEYQNILKALHQWQFDVIFVFLLGMSVGILSFVRLLKFLLEKYHSLTMAALTGFLIGSLTKIFPFRYLDKPTTQEIALGVVVAILGAGFLYFLERLSIKLGDPEPPV
- a CDS encoding CapA family protein, which encodes MKKKSFIFINVLLSISLLAQERVSFAVVGDIMNHQLQIDTSYRAQCDCWDYKPSFEKIKPYLESADITIGNLETTLPGKRELFSGYPEFGAPDELLDALRWSGFDILTLANNHTIDKKALGVVRTKKRVLEEGLIPLGTYFDFEDFEKNSVFLYEKNQIRFAFLNFTYGTNGKVVPYPHLVDEIEFEALRKRIAQAKKHRPDVVILLLHYGTEYQTEPDVYQRAVVRLALLEGVDIILGGHPHVLQPFEILRMRDKYGVEKERLIVWSLGNFISNQKRINTDGGMVFEFQVVKKNQEIFIQNVDYLPVYVDFYQWHVVLPITEHIFLSKELNPHRRPIYPMDWKNEKYYIYFKNPHVHNKDKMVLFFKNAVKILKTLPKRLEIRTS
- a CDS encoding phosphatidylserine/phosphatidylglycerophosphate/cardiolipin synthase family protein → MMNPFAFYFDGDSFFEQLKKDLQKAKSYIYIEFYIFQFETIGKEILHILKQKRLKNNVKIKILVDGIGSREYTEKIQKEIQGTQIEFAIYKPLIFKFLIRKGYHRRNHRKLILIDDKILYTGGMNIKDTFSQKLMGENHWRDTMIRIGNSKTNPEIRNIFYQAKLDFLSIWQISKKGFYFLRRWMHTLTYLQKNQNYIIFSSVNRKRQIQFRKFFFQFIQNTKKFLYIATPYFIPPLRLIRILKSKAESGVDVQIMTAGNTDVWLARQAGRAIYSTLLKSGVKILEFRSRIFHSKHTINENGVIVGSSNIDYRSFLHNLEIDMFLADKTVIEIFLDQWKKDEEECEKIIYPEWKRRPLLEKITESFAYGFRYYL
- a CDS encoding DUF1564 family protein, whose amino-acid sequence is MRNQIQFLAQEKHIVCINLNPNHFRYLLYLSQKKFFGDIPKTIEYLIKTHRNRIYQLSISHKKRTLTARYQPKTNEYQRFWISISPVMWGRLFQLRMYMGYSISYLLRMLLELEMMRNSIGQKNSQRRNNSPTLEFTYHNYDDRVVVDVLTGFVVFDFYDGIFLQRAS
- a CDS encoding YceI family protein gives rise to the protein MKRITFVFSVLFSISLWAGNYVIDQAHTKVGFEITHMMISTVEGQFKDYVANFEYDEKTNTLNKVEAKIQVASIDTENQKRDDHLRSEDFFDVKKFPTMEFVSNEKLVIKPGEEKILKGKLTIKGITRNVDLKVRYVGSVKDPWGNERIGFEATTKINRRDYNITWNKLLEGGGLVVGDEVTIRIRGEGIKQK
- a CDS encoding ABC transporter ATP-binding protein, whose translation is MNEYVIELIDLHKSFDGRPVLQGVNLQIRRGETMVILGGSGTGKSVTMRHIVGLTKPDKGDVKVFGKSIVNCDEKTLSEIRSRIGVLFQSGALINWLTVFDNVALPLREHRLYKEKEIEKIVLEKLDWLGLLPAKDLLPDSISGGMKKRVGIARALTTNPEILLYDEPTSGLDPVMSQVINELIRKLQRELHVTQVVVTHDMNSAYYVADRITFLYKGRVEMIGTPEEIQKTDNLLIQQFIQGKTEGPLEIDAGDPTKRKKT
- a CDS encoding ABC transporter permease encodes the protein MMTGSKIFALFQSVIRLIKKVIKIYLIDPFIGAGETLYLIFRVVLSLPHLVFKINVTLHQMYIYGFKSLFVVSVVAVFTGMLLSLQSGLALKDFGQEELVGQLLVVTLTREMAPFMTALILSASVGSAMAAEIGTMKVSEEIDALEVMSIDPVKFLVLPRMVGFTIMIPVLSNYASLLGILGGSLVAKTQLGVEYETFYDLALSVLKSKTGLKDIWVGNFKAFVFGLIISSISCHQGLKAQGGAIGVGRAVRLSVVLSYLFVIMFGYFISAIFYR